TCGGCACACAACCTTGATTAACCATCTCGTAAAATAGCTTATGTGCTGCTGCCAAGTGGCCAGCTTTCCCTAGGCAATTGATGATCACGCTATAAGTGAAAGTATCGGGAGAAAGCCCCGCTTCTTGCATTCTCTGATACATGTCAATGGCAACATCAAGAAACCCCGCTTTTGCATGGATATCAATAAGCGTACAAAATGTCACGCGGTCTGGTTTGCACCCCTTGTTCTGCATCTGGTTAAAAACGCCCATAGCTTCCTTTAAGTAATTCGCCCTGCCGTAACTGTGAATAAGACGATTATAAGTAACGATATTTGGCTGGCACCCATCACCAACCATCTGATCAAGTAGTTTGTTTATTGCCCCAAACTGTCTAGACCGGCCAAGAATGCCCACCATGGTGGTGTATGAATGCCCATCATGCTTGAATCCAGGTTGTCGTTTCAACCAGTAGAATAAACCAAGAGCCACATTAAAATCTTGAAGCTGCTTGAGAATCTGGTTTGCCTGGTAGACATCTATTGAGCAGTCAAGCTTTGTAAGAGCCTCTTCCGCAGCAAGACCCCATTTGAACTGTCGTAAAACGTGCAACACACTTTCAACCACGTGACTAGAATTAGAATATTGTCTAGCCGCAGGAGCTCCCCTAATTACTTTAGTCTCTCTCACTGTCCTGTTGAACCCTTCAGACATGTTACCGGTAAACTTGCCTCCTTGTTGTTTATTGTTTGGAATGAAGCGGTTTGAATGTGCTTTTGACCTTTGAGGAACTGACTTTTTCCTGTCCTGTGTCTCTGAAGATATTCCATCAGTTTCCGTGAAATTCCCTGACCCATTGCTCGACAAAATGTTCTCTCCTTTGTTTAAAACTGATTCACCAGCTCCAACTTTTGTTCCATAAGAGGCACTCAGAGAGTTCGACCCAGATGCCGGCCGAGCTGACGAATTTCCATAAACTTTATCTTTTCTAGAGGTTTTCACATTTTCAGATCTTGTATTAGAAATTGGCTTGGTACAATCAACCATAGAGTTACAAGGCGTGCTGAGAGTTGCACTCCCATTAGTCAAGGGAATTCTATAATTTACGAAGTCGGATAAGAGATTGACTGCTGCAATACCAGCCTTCATAAAATGATCCGCAACGGGAGAAGATGAATGAACCACATTCTTTTCTTCGCAGCCATCTGCGTAACTCACATGGTTAGATCTATCCGATGATCGGGAGATGGGAATTTCTCGTGGGGGAGAGACATTTTCAGGAACTACGTTTACTTCTTTTCTCGAATCAATTGAAGTAAGCAAACCTACTCCTAACGAAGATTTTGATACAAATGGGGATACCACATGTGAATGTTGCACGGTTGCTCTGATGGGTCTTCTAGAAGTACACATTTCATCGTCAGAGCAAGTGCAAGAATTTCCATCCCCTGCACTACATCGTGATCCATTGAAGAAAAGGGATCTGGCAGATTGGGATAGTGTACCAAGCTGTTTCGCACGTATCATTATCTGTAGATTCAGTTGTAAAAAATTAACAACTAATCTCGATTCCAAAGAGCAAAAACGGAAATGAATATGCTAACTTTCCACTTAGTCAGTGAGTGACATGTACTCGTGGCAATCAGAGGAGTTAAGACTAAATAACATGATACAATTTACATATTGAAACACAGGTATCAATACCTATTGAGTCTATCAGTAGACACACAAAGATCAAATTTTACCACGGTCGACCAATAAAATTGGTACTCAAAGTTCAACCAAGAGGGTTAGGCAACAGAAGTGAGGCATCTTCTGCAAAGAAAAAGTTGGACACGAGAAGATTTATAATCTGTAAATGCCCATGAAAAATCGCTGAGATGCATGGAACCCAAAAGCCAATACCAGCAGGTTTCAAGGTATTCATATGGAAGAATAGCTCAGATATCTATAATAACAAACTTATGTGATAAGAAAGACAAATcataaaataaaggaaaaattgaAGGCATGATGTAATGCCCATCTCTAGATAACGTGCAACAAATCATTAAGTTGCACAAACATCAGGATTCCCATGATTTTGGAAACCCTATGGATATACAAGTTTCATTCAAAAGACATACAATAAACTAGGCACCAGTTATTTACTTAAAGAACACAGACAGATATCTTTGTTATCCTATTAGCAACTCattaatgtattttattttagtagCTGAAGGAAAGGCAAAAGTAACAAGACATTTGAAATTGACAGCTTGGAGTGTCACCCAAAGATTAAAACTTCACAAAATGGACATGGCCTATCATAGACTCGAGTAAAGGAGTTTCTTGAGCAATATTCGCCAAGAAAATCAAATTCGgtcaaaagacaaaaaaaaaaagaatatttgtAGCACAAGCACAAGAAATAATTGTCATCAtagaataaatattatcaaGAATGAGACGGTGTATTTCTgaaaaatgaatgtattttacTATACAAATTGTCTTTTTAATGTCGGGTTACCTTCAAACATTTCCAATTCGGCATTCATCGTCACCATCCACCTGAACTTTGAAACTAAAATTCATATTAAGGAAAATCACTACCCTAAAAGATCACATTCGAGGGGGGTACAGACTTGCATTTTCAAACTTAGCACGTCAAGtacaaaaaatatgcaaaagtGTCTAACCCAAAGCAGTGGTATAGCCATACGTTTCCGTCAAAGGACGAAATTAAAATGCTGAAATggctaaatatatttttcatcagATATCATACTGGTGTTGAAAATATATGGGGGAGCTGCCATGCAATAGCCCTCCCGGCCCCCCTCTCCATCTGTAAAAGAGTCAAAGGCATTCCAAAGACGAAAATTCCTCAAGGAAACCATGATTCGAACGTATCTTGGTTCCCCCTCGATGAAAATGCAATTGGTGTCGTAAAGAGTAACAAAGGACGGAAAGATTTCAATATTTACCAAATTATACTCAAAATCAAGAGCAACCCACGTTCTAAAACAACTAAGAAATGATTCTAACAGTGATCCCAAATCACCATTCACTCCTGAACAAACCATAAACGGAGGATGAACCAAAACGATGGCTTACAAAAATCTCTGTTTCATGACAAAGCAAACACGAAAACAACAGTACCCCACATTCAAGAACCATATAAAAGACCAGAAAGCAACTTCAAAGAGAGAATAAGTAACCATTACAGCTCGAATCAGCCAGTAAAAAACCTACAACATTCACAAGTCAAATGGAAGTAAACCCAAGAATCAAAACTGAGTTGCATATCAAAGTACCTTAAAATCAAGTATCAGAGAATATTCAAGGAGCGGATgaaaaacataagaaaaattGCTGGAAAGAATGCAAGTAGGGCTGAAGTGGCGGCTGTGGTTTATTCTTCCGTTCGTGTAGACAGACCTATTGAGTTTCCAAGCAAACGGGGCTGCAGCTGGACCGTGGAAAAGACACTGTAACTTTTATTTTACTTTGACCccactttttttaatttattttccattcataaatttttttcgatataatattcaaaatcgatttataaaatgataaaaataaaattatatatatatatatatatatcttttgtATATGTTACGAGTAATATAATGGTGAAAACTTAATTTCCAATGTAAAAATTTTGTAGTaggatttttctcaaaaaaaaacatttaatagggaaaaagaagaaaaaaatatcttaaaaactaaataataatataatttccaTGTTTTAGAGTGTTGTAAAAGACACTATCTAGGCGCTAGACGGTCGTTTATCGCCTCGATTTTGAGAAGCCGTCTAAtgtaacacacacacacatatatataaataaattttggcaaaaacgtgtgtgagacggtctcacgggtcgtattttttgagacagatatcttatttaggtcatccatgaaaaaatgttactttttattgtgaatatcgttaaggttgatccgtctcacagataaagattagtgagaccgtcttacaagagacctactcgttaatttttttaaaaatttttttttgacatatTTCAATCAATTTGAATAGTAGAGAGTGTAAAATTATGtaattgattttgagtttgtATCCGATTTAAAGTAATTTTTGtttagttaaaaataaataaatcatctgGACAGTAGGTGGTGAGTGGCCCGTCTaacgtttttattttatatatatatatatataaggatTTGTCGAATATATTCAGGTGCGTGACCGCAAAGTAATAATTGACCATGTCTAACGAGTTGAAGGAAACGTTGGTTTGATGTGGTTAACAAgtcaccttatattaattaaagaatCAAAAACGTGTTCAATGTCTTAATATGAAAACGACGTCATATATTGTTTAATTGTTGAATAATTGCTGTGATCAATCGCACAcagaaaaatatatacatatgttattttaatgtaactttgtcatattatttatctatctacttattatttatatatcacGTCAATCAAATCATTGATTATATATAGTACGAcaatcaaataattgaatttaaattacaatattaatatttataaataatattattaattttttataaattattaaaaatgacaaaatgataatttatcatctttatttcaaatataattgatCAAATCCAACAAACTATAATTTATCAAtgattttgtattatttatttagatattACTATTTAATATTTAACTTCAAACGACGATAAAGTGTAAAGAATAACACATAAACTCTTGTAAAACGATctaaatcaattttgtgaaacattttatttgagtcattcgtgaaattatttttattttttatgtaaaaaattattatttttattataaatataaacaaaattaactataaaaaatttgaaatctcaCGGTAGAACAACTCAAAAAATATCAAGGCTTTAGACTTGAGAATGAGCTGGGGAAGCTAAAAGGACAAAATTGATTAATTCTCCCTCAAAGCACGACAAATGGAGCAATATCGTCCTTTTATCAAATGCACGTcccttttttatatttttgaaaaattgacaTTATCTCGATTTTATAGTTCGTTTTACATCAACATtacaaatttagaaaaaaaatatgggGTATAAATGTTAATGGTAACAGTTTTCTCGACTCTTTATCGActcaaaaatattgattaaatttgagttaatatgatattatcgttttataatattatttattaaagatgatattgtaatttcaattcaattatttaattcatataagataaattattgatgatttgatAGATGTAATATAAACGATTGGTAGATGAATAAATAACATGGTGCATCAAACATGAGATTAGATTAgataaaaatatggataaataatataaagaaCCAAACGGTACCATAGATCAAAACTtatcttaaaaatatatatatatctgaaaACCCATTTATGTAATTGAACTTGATAATTGTTGGTTGATaagatgaaaaatattattttaatatgtaaattttttaataaaatgtaGAATTTTTATTCCATATCTGTGTCAGAAGCTAATTAATTTTGgtaatttgtgaatttattaattaatacatatccaaattttttttaaaagaaaaatcgagTCCACTTATTATTATACATTGGGACCATTTGTTCCCACATTGCAGATTTTTCCTGGAAGCATGCTTCCCTTCTGCCTTCAATTTGTTTCCAACCGCAAGACACAATATCGAAGGGAATACTGATAATAACTAgtgatttataatttatttgatttatatttaaacgaggatcaaaatataattataagaaatagtgacgaactatactgtaattttgatataaaaattaaaaaataaattgaaagataaaagaaaaaaaataacctCAATAAGAATTGAACATATAGCTTAAACTCCAACAAACAATAACTCTATCTAATGAACTACACATAActtacaataaaattttaacattttattaatatatataattattaaaacagatcatgacatcaaaattagttactctaagtgtctcaaatttaataaagtAGTATAGATAACAAAAAGacaaacttgtgtgagacagcctcacgggtcgtattttgtgagacggatttttatttgggttatccatgaaaaagtattactttttatgttaagagtattactttttattgtgaatattggtaggtttgacccgtctcacatattaagatccgttagacgatctcacatgagactcactctaacaaaaaaaaatgaagaagcaTTAATAATACACAATTGAATATCTTTTGGGTGCTCTAGtaattagggttttttttttattaatttaaaaataaaaaatatttttgtaaaaaatacaaaaatattttttatttttaaattaataaaaaaaacccatAGTAATTATGAGGACGTACAAAAGTCCAAGCTTCATTAAACGAGAGTGTGACAGCTTTGACAAACGCAAATGGAAATTAATTGAACCCTCTTTTTAGAAAAGAAACCCAACGGCCATTTAATTTCACTTATGTTCTTCCTGTCTTGGAAAagattatatttttgtaaatatatttaatttctaaattataaaaattgatgaaaattaaaaaatgaacaaacaaaaaatgaaaagttaaaaaaaatcagaaatcagtagtgtttgataaataatcatttttcgAAGATCGAAATCAGACCAACTTTTggaattcaattaaattaagtagaaATTAAcgcataatataatataagttttaaaaacacacaaaactCTCTTCGTGGACTCCGTATTTGATTACTTATGAGTGTATATGTTGTATTAATAAGTAATTGTTAAATcgatattaaaattataacaatttttaaattttatcgcATAAAAAAGttatcaattttataaaaatttaaacacatGACAATCaattagttaaaaaaataattttcaaaagtggatcgaaaaaaaattaaattaaattaattttttttatgtgatttgaACTTTAAGCAATATCACAACAAACGTGGTTGCATAAAATCATAAGCAATCATTCTcaattttgatgtttttaattaaaataataaaaaatatatttaaaaatatattaaaacaatCTTATTTCTTAAATACCAAATTTCTCCTTCCGTCCGATCAATCCACTTCACCTTCTGGCTACTACAGTTCGACACTGCAGCTATTCTCCTCCACAAGCACCAACCGCCGCCGTTGACGGCAGCACAGCCTGGACGACGGCTTCTTCTCCTATCTAACTACTGCTGGATGGTAACTGTTCACCATGGGAAACTGCAACGCCTGCATAAAGTCCTCAGAAAGAGACTCGCCCCAAACCTCCAAATCTCAAACTCCAAAACCCAAGAAAAAGAATCGCGAACGCTTTCCTAATCCCTACGCCCAATCCCCGAGTCCGATCCGTGTACTCAAAGATTTTATCCCTCAGACGAAGATATCTGACAAGTATGTTCTCGGTCGCGAGCTGGGCCGTGGAGAGTTCGGTATCACCTATCTGTGCACCGACCGCGAGACGCGCGAAGCTCTCGCGTGCAAGTCAATCTCAAAGAAGAAGCTTCGAACGGCGGTGGACATAGAAGACGTGCGCCGTGAGGTGGCGATTATGTCTAGTCTGCCGGAGCATACGAACATCGTGAAGCTACGGGCAACGTACGAGGATGAAGAGGCGGTGCATTTGGTGATGGAGTTGTGTGAGGGTGGGGAGTTGTTTGATAGAATAGTGGCTCGTGGGCATTACAGTGAGAGGGCCGCGGCTGGGGTTGCTAAGACGGTGGCGGAGGTGGTGGGGATGTGTCATCAGAATGGTGTTATGCATAGGGATCTGAAGCCGGAGAATTTCTTGTTTGCGAATAAGAAGGAGAATTCTGCGCTCAAGGCTATTGATTTTGGGTTGTCTGTATTTTTCAAGCCTGGTAAGAATTGGCTTTTTCTGGAAACTATTAGAATTGTGTATGTTCTGCTTGATAGAGTATGCTAATTGCTGATGTATTTTTTCTCCAAATATATCGAAAAGTCCTGCCTTTCTTTTGCTCTtgtagtttttattttttttcccctaAAATTTTAAGACGAAACTATTTTTATGCCGGTTTGAGATGGAACTTTTCGAAGTTAATGACTTATTTGTGAGAGGTTTttattgtattaattaatttcttgaaAGAATCTTTAATACCTGCTTTTTCAACTAGAAGGCTCTTAGTTTTTAGGAATAGTGTATCTGTATGACGAATCTgttacaaaaacaaataaaaagttttaattCAGGTGAAAGATTCTCTGAAATTGTGGGAAGTCCATACTATATGGCACCGGAGGTTTTGAAGAGAAGTTATGGACCTGAAGTTGATGTTTGGAGTGCTGGCGTGATTCTTTATATTTTGTTGTGTGGCGTTCCTCCATTTTGGGCAGGTTTGTTTCTTTCAAGTGTTTTTTTTCTCTTGGAATCTGAGTTTCAtagcctccattcactaaattaatgGATCCGCGTTTCATTATCTGATGCAGAAACTGAACAAGGTGTGGCACTATCAATTTTAAGAGGAGTGATTGATTTTAAAAGGGAACCGTGGCCTCAAGTCTCTGAAAGTGCCAAAAGCCTTGTTAGGCAGATGCTGGAACCAGATCCTAAAAAACGTCTGACTGCCCAACAAGTACTTGGTTAGTTAGTTCTGTACTCTGCTTCTgtgatttattgtttattttttttatgtgattacAGTGCATTACACATTACATGCCAAGGAAGGAGTGGCAGGAGTCAGGACTGAAACATGGTTTTGGCTTAGAGTGTGGAAAATTGGACTAATTTGATTAGTggtaatacaaataataacaGTGGCCACCAGATCCCTCATGAACAAATTCTGTCTTGTGAATGCAATGGCCGATGCTGTGAGAGCTTCTCTGTGATGGGTCTGACCCACTTAAACTTCAAACTAGTCTGTACCCACTGTGACTTCAGAAACCAAAGTTTTATACCCCCCAGAAAAGacaattttactattttttgttTGGGGTGGGGTCAAGAGGGGGTGTTGAGCATGCAACTGTCAGCTCCCAGATTTCTTTATCTTTGAAATAAAGATGCAGAAAGTGTGAAGAAATCGTCAGATTATAGCCTTCATTTGTATGTCTCAGGCTCAGGCATTGATCTGGGAGTGCTATTTCTTGATTGACAGTAAATGAATGAGAAAAAAGGTCGAACAGCGTGAATTAACAATTACAGTCAGTATATTTACTGTTTTATTTGGTTTTGGGTGAATTTCTTTAGTTGCAGATAGGAGTTAGCTGCTTTAAAAAATGTGGGCAATCCAATATATGTGTCTTGGGATAAAAAATGATTCTATTTGATATGAATCATCTAGGAATCTGGCAATTAGGCCTGTTATTGACTGGAATATAAGAAGTAGTAATGGCATAATTGGAATATAGATGATTTGTGTGAGACAATTCGGTTGCACATGGGGCGATAAGACATATTGTGAATTTTTGTGTCTCGTTGTTGAAGCATAAACTTTTCTGTATCATGCAAATGGAGAGCGAGTTTCTCCTCGAAACATGTTTGTTTATTTAAGTTGTTTCCTTAATTGTTTTGTTTAGACCACCCCTGGATACAACATGCGAAAAAggcttcaaatgttccattggGAGATGTTGTGAGGGCGAGGCTCAGGCAGTTTTCTGGGATGAATAGATTCAAGAAGAAAGCATTGCGGGTAATTGTTAAGCATATATTCAATTTCTCTCTGCAACTTGGCACTTTCTATTTTAAACGGAAATTTTCCTCGTGAGGAATTAATTACAACATGAAAGGTTACAATGTTTTTTGGTAATCATTGACGATGACCGGCGTTCTTGCTACATAATTTCACGATACACTTTGTTTGATGATCTTTTTTGTAGAGAGCCTgccaaattatttaatttcatttttatgtatttcttaattattaacTTTGTAGGTTATTGCTGAACACTTGTCTGTGGAAGAAGTAGAAGTAATGAGGGATATGTTTGCATTGATGGATACTGACAATGATGGGAGGGTTACATACGAAGAACTTAAAGCTGGTCTGCGGAAGGTGGGTTCTCAGCTTGCTGAGCCTGAGATCAAGTTGCTAATGGATGTGGTAAATATCTTTATGcttcaaatttcaaagtttACTTGGTGATACAGAGCATTGTTGATGTTTGGCCTGACTTCAGTTATATCAAACTCGAATACTTCAAAACCTGTTTTTGTCAAGTTTTTGGATTTGGTGTCTTTGATGAGAACGTTGGAAGATACACGATAGTTTGTTGTTTGAGgatgaacttgatttttttacattttaatgTGATGGATAGATaggttttaaaatttgaaaatgtggTTGTAGAATTTTTTGGAATGATAAGTTGATACTGGAATAAAGTTCTTTGAGAGTGGATAAAGCAATTTTTCGGAAGTTGGTGTAATCAAATAACTTTGGGTTTTTTGATATAGAAATCCCCTCTAAATAACTGCTACGCTAAATATGATCGACGCATTGATCGTCATTGAATCAAATAATGTATTGATTGCCTTTGAATCAAAT
This genomic interval from Primulina huaijiensis isolate GDHJ02 chromosome 14, ASM1229523v2, whole genome shotgun sequence contains the following:
- the LOC140956957 gene encoding pentatricopeptide repeat-containing protein At1g74750-like, translated to MIRAKQLGTLSQSARSLFFNGSRCSAGDGNSCTCSDDEMCTSRRPIRATVQHSHVVSPFVSKSSLGVGLLTSIDSRKEVNVVPENVSPPREIPISRSSDRSNHVSYADGCEEKNVVHSSSPVADHFMKAGIAAVNLLSDFVNYRIPLTNGSATLSTPCNSMVDCTKPISNTRSENVKTSRKDKVYGNSSARPASGSNSLSASYGTKVGAGESVLNKGENILSSNGSGNFTETDGISSETQDRKKSVPQRSKAHSNRFIPNNKQQGGKFTGNMSEGFNRTVRETKVIRGAPAARQYSNSSHVVESVLHVLRQFKWGLAAEEALTKLDCSIDVYQANQILKQLQDFNVALGLFYWLKRQPGFKHDGHSYTTMVGILGRSRQFGAINKLLDQMVGDGCQPNIVTYNRLIHSYGRANYLKEAMGVFNQMQNKGCKPDRVTFCTLIDIHAKAGFLDVAIDMYQRMQEAGLSPDTFTYSVIINCLGKAGHLAAAHKLFYEMVNQGCVPNLVTFNIMIALQAKARNYHGALQLYREMQSAGFEPDKVTYSIVMEVLGHSGYLDEAEAVFVEMKRKNWVPDEPVYGLLVDLWGKASNVEKAWEWYNAMLNAGLRPNVPTCNSLLSAFLRVHRLHDAYNLLHGMLGFGLNPSLQTYTLLLSCCTEAQTSFDMSFCGELMTLTGHPAHMFLLTMPTPGPDGQNVRDHVSKFLDKMHSEDRESKRGLVDAVIDFFHKTGLKEEAGSVWEAAAQKNVYPDAVTEKSSRYWLVNLHVMSEGTAVTALSRSLAWFRTQFLVSGICPNRIDIVTGWGRRSRVTGASMVRQSVQELLEMFHFPFFTENGNTGCFIGCGEPLNRWLLQSYVERMHLL
- the LOC140956978 gene encoding calcium-dependent protein kinase 10-like gives rise to the protein MGNCNACIKSSERDSPQTSKSQTPKPKKKNRERFPNPYAQSPSPIRVLKDFIPQTKISDKYVLGRELGRGEFGITYLCTDRETREALACKSISKKKLRTAVDIEDVRREVAIMSSLPEHTNIVKLRATYEDEEAVHLVMELCEGGELFDRIVARGHYSERAAAGVAKTVAEVVGMCHQNGVMHRDLKPENFLFANKKENSALKAIDFGLSVFFKPGERFSEIVGSPYYMAPEVLKRSYGPEVDVWSAGVILYILLCGVPPFWAETEQGVALSILRGVIDFKREPWPQVSESAKSLVRQMLEPDPKKRLTAQQVLDHPWIQHAKKASNVPLGDVVRARLRQFSGMNRFKKKALRVIAEHLSVEEVEVMRDMFALMDTDNDGRVTYEELKAGLRKVGSQLAEPEIKLLMDVADVDGNGVLDYGEFVAVTIHLQRIENDEHFRRAFMFFDKDGSGYIEVDELREALADETGETDFDVLNDIMREVDTDKDGQINYEEFVAMMKTGTDWRKASRQYSRERFKSLSVNLMKDGSLQLRDELTGQSVVV